One Hordeum vulgare subsp. vulgare chromosome 4H, MorexV3_pseudomolecules_assembly, whole genome shotgun sequence DNA window includes the following coding sequences:
- the LOC123450692 gene encoding cyclin-dependent kinase 1-like — MAAGKRPAAVLDAGHMTHQEPEATLCKRRRVRIGTTTAFEFEDTPCLGEGSFRAVLKARHRVTGKTVTIKVIRSTDDPAVANREIEKEAGFLEACSPDPYVVGSHGLIRDPATHKLCLAMDYVGPNLYAFLSERPPLPEAIVKTYMWQLLTGANKMHMHRIVHRDIKPHNILVGQGGKILKICDLGLARSLETAKLPYQFAGTMPYMAPEILLGKPDYDEGVDTWSLGCVMAEMLTGNMLFKADKKEDRIAQLSAIFRVLGLPWPEVVAAKVPQAQHNTLGNLLPRETLSEDGFQVLKGLLECNPAKRLTAAAALQLPWFAPKLHTDDDVSELPPRRNVLRMKIVQTGTLKKKTVLRIKFAPATPKKNLGATPGTKKNLQRTEVIPPATPTPHMKNVLKIPLAVWNKPCSSVAS, encoded by the coding sequence ATGGCGGCCGGCAAGCGACCAGCTGCCGTCCTCGACGCCGGCCACATGACGCATCAAGAACCAGAAGCAACCTTGTGCAAGAGGAGGCGCGTCCGCATCGGCACCACGACGGCCTTCGAGTTCGAGGACACGCCCTGCCTCGGCGAGGGCAGCTTCCGCGCCGTCCTCAAGGCGCGGCACCGCGTCACCGGCAAGACCGTCACGATCAAGGTCATCCGCTCCACGGACGATCCTGCCGTCGCCAACAGAGAGATCGAGAAGGAGGCTGGCTTCCTCGAGGCCTGCAGCCCCGACCCTTACGTCGTCGGCTCCCATGGACTCATCCGCGACCCGGCCACCCACAAGCTCTGCCTCGCCATGGACTACGTCGGGCCCAACCTCTACGCCTTCCTGTCCGAGAGGCCGCCCCTCCCGGAGGCCATCGTGAAAACCTACATGTGGCAGCTCCTCACCGGCGCCAACAAGATGCACATGCACCGGATCGTCCACCGCGACATCAAGCCGCACAACATCCTCGTCGGCCAAGGAGGAAAGATCCTCAAGATCTGCGACCTCGGGCTGGCCAGGTCCTTGGAGACCGCCAAGTTGCCGTACCAATTTGCTGGAACCATGCCTTACATGGCGCCCGAGATCctcctggggaagccggactatgACGAGGGCGTCGACACTTGGTCGCTGGGATGCGTCATGGCCGAGATGCTAACCGGAAACATGCTGTTCAAAGCCGACAAAAAGGAAGACAGGATTGCCCAGCTCTCGGCTATCTTCCGCGTTCTCGGGTTACCTTGGCCGGAGGTCGTCGCGGCCAAGGTGCCGCAGGCGCAGCACAACACGCTGGGAAACCTCCTCCCCCGGGAAACCTTGTCCGAGGACGGGTTCCAAGTCTTGAAAGGGCTTCTCGAGTGCAACCCAGCTAAGCGGCTGACGGCGGCCGCCGCGCTCCAACTCCCGTGGTTCGCGCCCAAGCTCCACACCGACGACGACGTGTCAGAGCTGCCGCCAAGAAGGAACGTTCTGCGGATGAAGATCGTTCAGACGGGGACACTGAAGAAGAAGACTGTGCTGCGGATCAAGTTCGCTCCGGCAACACCCAAGAAGAACCTCGGGGCGACGCCCGGAACGAAGAAGAATCTGCAGCGGACCGAGGTCATCCCACCGGCGACACCAACACCACACATGAAGAACGTGCTCAAAATACCACTTGCGGTTTGGAACAAGCCATGCAGCAGTGTAGCTAGCTAG